The following DNA comes from Burkholderia sp. HI2500.
GCGCCGAGCGTATCGGCCAGCGCGACCACCTCGTCGTGCGCGCCCTGCGTGCCGCTGCCGCACAGCAGCGTGACCGCGTCGGACGCGTTGAGCAGCGCCGCGAGCCGGTCGAGATCGGCATCGGCCGGCAGGATCGACGGCGGCGCCGCTTCGCTCCACGCCGCCGGCTCTTCCGGGCCGTCGCCGAGCGCGATGTCGCCCGGCAGCACGATCACCGCGACGCCGCGCTCGTCGATCGCGGTGCGCATCGCGCGCGCGAGCACGCGCGGGAACTGCGACGCGTTCGTCACCAGCTCCGCGAAATGGCTGCATTCGCGGAACAGTTCCTGCGGATGGGTTTCCTGGAAGTAGCCGAGGCCGATCTCGGTCGACGGAATGTGCGCGGCGATCGCGAGCACCGGCTGGTGATTGCGGTGGCAGTCGTAGAGGCCGTTGATCAGGTGCAGGTTGCCGGGGCCGCAGCTGCCCGCGCACACGGCGAGCCGCCCGGTCGACGCGGCATCCGCGCCGGCCGCGAACGCGGCGCTTTCCTCGTGCCGCGTATGCATCCAGCGGATCGAGCCGATCTGGCTCAGGCTGAACGACAGGCCGTTCAGGCTGTCGCCCGTCACGCCCCAGATGCGCTCGACGCCGGCTGCCGCCAGCGTCTTCGCCAGATACTCCGCCATCGTCTGTTTGGCCATGCTGTCCTCGCTCGTTGATGGGTCGTCACACGAATGAATCGGCTGCGGTGGCCGCCTGCGCCACCGAACGGACGAGCATACGCGATCGTTTCGCGCCGCGTCGTGAAGATGCGACGCGCTTGGGTGCGTCTCGTTCGGTCCCTTTCGGCGGTGTCGGGCGACTGTCGCCGTTTCGTCGGCAAATGGACGGGTTGACGGGGATGGCAAGCGCCAGTCCGGCGCGCATTCGTCGAACACGCCTGTTTACAACGGCAGCGCATGCGTCGACAGAATCTCCTTGAGCACCATGAACGAGCGCACCTGCCGCACCCCCGGCAGGTACAGCAGCTGTTCGGCGTGCAACCGGTTGAAGCTGTCGTTGTCGCGCGTGCGCACCAGCATGAAGTAGTCGAATTCGCCGGTCACGACGTGACACTCGACGCACCCCGACACTTTCTGCGCGGCCTTCTCGAACGCGGCGAACGCTTCGGGCGTCGAGCGATCCAGCACGAAGCCGATCACGACCAGCATCCCCGCACCGAGCAGCTTCGGGTCGAGCAGCGCAACGATGCCGCGGATCAGCCCCATTTCCTTCAACCGCTCGACGCGCCGCAGGCACGCCGGCGCACTCAGCTTCACCTTCGCCGCGAGGCTCACGTTGGAGATCGACGCGTCCTGCTGCAACTGCCGCAGGATCGCGCGGTCGATGCGATCGAGCGCCGGTGCGGCGTCGGCCGGCGATGCGCTGTCTCGATCTAATTTCATTGCGTCGCCCTCCTGTTCTGCGAATCAAAATTGCTTGTCATGTTCTCGTATCGTCCATAACGTAGGCCGGTGCAATTTATTTCGCAAGCTCATTTCTCGCGCTTCTGCCTATCATTTTTCTGGTCGGAACACGGCCTGCCGGCCGCAACCGAGCGAACCGATTTCCCGCCCTGCCCCCTGCTTTCCGGAGCCCGCCGATGAACCTGCAACGTTTCGCCCGTTATCCGCTCACGTTCGGCCCGACGCCGATCCAGCCGCTCAAGCGCC
Coding sequences within:
- a CDS encoding Lrp/AsnC family transcriptional regulator, producing the protein MKLDRDSASPADAAPALDRIDRAILRQLQQDASISNVSLAAKVKLSAPACLRRVERLKEMGLIRGIVALLDPKLLGAGMLVVIGFVLDRSTPEAFAAFEKAAQKVSGCVECHVVTGEFDYFMLVRTRDNDSFNRLHAEQLLYLPGVRQVRSFMVLKEILSTHALPL